The Xenopus laevis strain J_2021 chromosome 7S, Xenopus_laevis_v10.1, whole genome shotgun sequence genome includes a window with the following:
- the fut2.S gene encoding galactoside alpha-(1,2)-fucosyltransferase 2 → MTTRKFWIFALVVVIFIGNMSYFYFNKIKVSTLMEFIQRSDQENSSETQAATVHPLTGMWTVGPSGRLGNLMGQYATLYALAKLNGHQAYITQNMHNQLSKIFKIKLPVINDEAVSRIKWRNYWLHDWMSPDYYIIQGEYVRFTGYPCSFTFYDHIRNEILEEFTFLDYVKEESYAYLDKVRGDQKNVTFVGIHVRRGDYVHVMPNTWKGVIADKGYLDKATDYFRKKYENPLFIVTSNGMAWCKENMNNSRGDIHFAGDGQEGSPGRDFALLAHCNHTIMTIGTFGVWAGYLVGGETIYLDKYVLPDSPFLKVFKYEATFLPEWIGIPADLSPLLGKKDGQ, encoded by the coding sequence ATGACAACCCGTAAGTTTTGGATCTTTGCCTTGGTTGTAGTCATCTTCATTGGGAATATGTCTTATTTTTACTTTAACAAAATCAAAGTCAGTACACTTATGGAATTCATCCAAAGAAGTGATCAAGAAAACTCTTCAGAGACCCAGGCAGCCACCGTCCATCCACTTACTGGCATGTGGACTGTAGGCCCCTCGGGTCGGCTAGGAAACCTCATGGGGCAGTACGCAACACTCTATGCACTTGCCAAACTCAATGGCCACCAGGCCTATATCACGCAAAATATGCATAATCAGctgtcaaaaatatttaaaatcaagtTGCCTGTCATTAATGATGAAGCTGTCAGTCGTATAAAGTGGAGAAACTATTGGCTCCACGACTGGATGTCACCAGATTACTATATCATACAAGGGGAATATGTTCGATTCACTGGCTACCCTTGCTCCTTTACCTTCTACGACCACATACGGAATGAGATCCTCGAGGAATTTACATTCCTTGACTATGTTAAAGAAGAATCCTATGCCTACCTCGACAAAGTCAGGGGAGATCAGAAAAATGTTACGTTTGTTGGGATCCACGTCCGCAGGGGGGACTACGTTCATGTAATGCCCAATACATGGAAGGGGGTGATTGCAGACAAGGGGTACTTGGATAAAGCTACAGACTACTTCAGAAAAAAGTATGAGAACCCCTTGTTTATAGTAACCAGCAATGGAATGGCTTGGTGCAAGGAGAATATGAACAATTCAAGAGGGGATATTCACTTTGCTGGAGATGGTCAAGAAGGTTCTCCTGGGCGGGATTTTGCTCTCTTGGCCCATTGTAACCACACTATAATGACTATAGGTACTTTTGGGGTCTGGGCTGGATATTTGGTAGGGGGTGAAACTATCTACCTTGATAAGTACGTTTTGCCGGATTCCCCGTTCCTAAAAGTGTTTAAGTACGAAGCTACTTTTCTTCCCGAGTGGATTGGGATTCCTGCCGACCTCTCGCCCCTTCTTGGGAAGAAGGACGGACAATAA